A window of Lepus europaeus isolate LE1 chromosome 11, mLepTim1.pri, whole genome shotgun sequence contains these coding sequences:
- the PTGER2 gene encoding prostaglandin E2 receptor EP2 subtype yields the protein MGNASNDSRPEDCETRQWLPSGESPAISAVMFSAGVLGNLIALALLARRWRADAGRSAGRGTSLSLFHVLVTELVFTDLLGTCLISPVVLASYARNQTLVALEPDGRACTYFAFAMTFFSLATMLMLFAMALERYLSIGHPYFYQRRITRRGGLAVLPAIYAASLLFCSLPLLDYGEYVQYCPGTWCFIRHGRTAYLQLYATLLLLLIVAVLACNLSVICNLTRMHRRARRSRCGPSSSGSGRGGPGTRRRGERVSVAEETDHLILLAIMTITFAVCSLPFTIFAYMNETSSRKEKWDLQALRFLSINSIIDPWVFAILRPSVLRLMRSVLCCRVSLRTQDAAQTSCSTQSNASKQADLCGQ from the exons ATGGGCAATGCCTCCAATGATTCCCGGCCCGAGGACTGCGAGACGCGCCAGTGGCTCCCCTCGGGCGAGAGCCCCGCCATCAGCGCGGTGATGTTCTCGGCCGGGGTGCTGGGGAACCTCATCGCGCTGGCGCTGCTGGCGCGCCGCTGGCGGGCGGACGCGGGGCGCAGCGCGGGCCGCGGGacctcgctctcgctctttcaCGTGCTGGTGACCGAGCTGGTGTTCACCGACCTGCTCGGGACCTGCCTCATCAGCCCGGTGGTGCTGGCTTCGTACGCGCGGAACCAGACCCTGGTGGCGCTGGAGCCCGACGGCCGCGCGTGCACCTACTTCGCCTTCGCCATGACCTTCTTCAGTCTGGCCACGATGCTCATGCTCTTCGCCATGGCCCTGGAGCGCTACCTGTCCATCGGGCACCCCTACTTCTACCAGCGCCGCATCACGCGTCGCGGGGGCCTGGCCGTGCTGCCCGCCATCTACGCCGCCTCGCTGCTCTTCTGCTCCCTGCCGCTGCTGGACTACGGGGAGTACGTGCAGTACTGCCCGGGGACGTGGTGCTTCATCCGGCACGGGCGCACCGCCTACCTGCAGCTCTATGccaccctgctgctgctgctcatcGTGGCCGTGCTCGCCTGCAACCTCAGCGTCATCTGCAACCTTACACGTATGCACCGCCGCGCCCGCAGGAGCCGCTGCGGACCCTCGTCGTCGGGCAGCGGCCGCGGCGGCCCCGGGACCCGCAGGAGGGGCGAGAGGGTGTCGGTGGCGGAGGAGACGGACCACCTCATTCTCCTGGCCATCATGACCATCACCTTCGCCGTGTGCTCCTTGCCTTTCACG ATTTTTGCATATATGAATGAAACTTCCTCCCGAAAAGAAAAGTGGGACCTCCAAGCTCTTAGGTTTTTATCAATTAATTCAATAATCGACCCTTGGGTCTTCGCCATCCTCAGGCCTTCTGTTCTGAGACTCATGCGCTCGGTCCTCTGCTGTCGAGTGTCGTTAAGAACACAAGATGCAGCGCAAACTTCCTGTTCCACGCAGTCAAACGCCAGTAAGCAGGCTGACCTTTGCGGACAATAG